One stretch of Roseimicrobium sp. ORNL1 DNA includes these proteins:
- a CDS encoding HEAT repeat domain-containing protein: MSTQPTRHAFIQQRARVAIRSVCVSVCVCACVILGCLTSASALPGLGAESSVEWLTCKSEVVAVGRLQSVTTVNGPGDVVYEDTILAVSEMFKGPPVRELKFSHRHFRQEKQPWIEAKGEVLVFLATEDAGGEKHMEGVLSPVNYFYCHPFPIFDLGQLPKFCVDKDLNMIMDPQKILSLARTWGSSKITHCVELEVPFDSSLGREMGYQRHQPTIEVPAEEKYRAKYVEMAGSENPSYRAEAVYNLLKCPGPETERILRDLLKDESTTIQSGSEADVAEVSFYVRQAAFRGLVSLGVQVAEPPLKRRPTAEESRNHRTQFWGSQFRMYMRGGWKVESVEDGASLQLDGEASTSVVVTCSKDGRRCCFTLVPRKWGKEQLPNGEDLGTTSLESARGRQFILTGTLSKKEKANFKEQFGLYATPR, from the coding sequence ATGTCCACGCAGCCAACCCGCCATGCCTTCATCCAACAAAGGGCCAGGGTCGCCATCCGGAGCGTATGCGTCAGTGTCTGCGTTTGCGCCTGCGTCATTTTGGGTTGTCTTACCTCTGCATCTGCTCTGCCCGGCCTTGGCGCGGAATCCAGTGTGGAGTGGCTGACCTGCAAGTCCGAGGTCGTGGCGGTGGGCAGACTTCAATCAGTAACCACAGTCAATGGACCCGGGGATGTCGTCTACGAAGATACCATCCTCGCCGTCTCGGAAATGTTCAAGGGGCCGCCGGTCAGGGAGTTGAAATTCAGCCATCGTCATTTCCGCCAGGAAAAGCAGCCCTGGATTGAGGCGAAGGGTGAGGTGCTGGTGTTTCTCGCGACAGAGGACGCTGGAGGAGAAAAACACATGGAAGGCGTCCTTTCTCCCGTGAACTATTTCTACTGCCACCCCTTTCCCATCTTTGATCTCGGGCAGCTTCCGAAGTTCTGCGTCGACAAGGACCTGAACATGATCATGGACCCTCAAAAGATACTGTCACTGGCAAGGACCTGGGGCTCTTCCAAGATTACCCACTGCGTGGAGTTGGAGGTGCCCTTTGATTCTTCTCTCGGACGTGAGATGGGCTACCAACGGCACCAACCCACGATTGAAGTGCCTGCGGAGGAAAAATACCGGGCGAAGTATGTGGAGATGGCCGGCTCGGAAAACCCCTCATACCGCGCCGAGGCCGTATACAATCTTCTGAAATGCCCGGGACCTGAGACAGAGCGAATCCTGCGGGACCTCCTGAAGGATGAATCAACGACGATCCAATCCGGCAGTGAAGCCGATGTCGCCGAAGTGAGTTTCTACGTCCGACAGGCCGCGTTTCGCGGCTTGGTATCGCTGGGAGTGCAGGTGGCGGAACCTCCACTGAAACGCCGGCCTACCGCCGAGGAATCACGAAACCACCGGACGCAGTTCTGGGGCAGTCAGTTTCGAATGTACATGAGGGGAGGATGGAAAGTGGAATCCGTGGAAGATGGCGCGTCCCTGCAGTTGGATGGCGAGGCATCTACCTCCGTCGTCGTGACCTGCAGCAAGGATGGTCGCAGATGCTGTTTCACGTTAGTCCCAAGAAAGTGGGGTAAAGAACAACTTCCCAATGGCGAGGACTTGGGGACTACGAGTTTGGAGTCAGCCAGAGGACGCCAGTTCATCCTGACGGGCACTCTTTCAAAGAAAGAAAAGGCGAACTTCAAAGAACAATTCGGCCTATATGCCACTCCGCGCTGA
- a CDS encoding DUF6348 family protein: MKAPSILISTVLAMCAAFNLGAQSDQMDSLASKLAVLLQQSASKQSGFHCEGGQVITGGKKASFTAVSEQALEHQGRSIQAARIEVSVDGVPVPQLTFGAVGVGTSREDADMTAIQEWYMAAGKAVIDAIGRRAAETVVGGFSVHAGLMGIRGSAPGGWLQGTAEMNTKILDVLLPHLPKDASTVAIDLKVAMQPGSAPDGQCLINGQPSPAAMEAVKRLDWPQAGGGYLFKQAYVLVR, encoded by the coding sequence ATGAAAGCTCCATCCATCCTCATCTCCACTGTTCTTGCCATGTGTGCGGCCTTCAATCTTGGTGCTCAATCTGACCAGATGGACTCTCTGGCCAGCAAACTGGCGGTGTTGCTTCAACAATCGGCCTCGAAACAATCAGGCTTCCACTGCGAAGGTGGGCAGGTGATCACCGGTGGGAAGAAGGCAAGCTTCACTGCGGTATCGGAACAGGCGCTTGAGCACCAAGGGCGCTCTATTCAGGCTGCACGCATCGAGGTTTCTGTGGATGGTGTGCCCGTTCCGCAACTGACCTTTGGTGCGGTCGGAGTAGGGACCTCCCGGGAGGATGCGGATATGACCGCCATTCAGGAATGGTACATGGCCGCGGGAAAAGCCGTCATCGATGCGATAGGACGTCGGGCGGCGGAGACTGTGGTTGGCGGGTTTTCAGTCCATGCCGGACTCATGGGCATTCGTGGCAGCGCACCCGGCGGCTGGCTGCAAGGCACTGCCGAGATGAATACCAAAATACTGGATGTGCTCTTGCCCCACCTTCCCAAGGACGCATCCACGGTGGCCATCGATCTGAAGGTGGCGATGCAACCGGGCAGTGCTCCGGATGGGCAGTGTCTCATCAATGGCCAGCCCTCCCCGGCAGCGATGGAGGCTGTGAAGCGATTGGACTGGCCACAGGCGGGAGGTGGTTATCTGTTCAAACAGGCGTATGTACTGGTGAGATAG
- the pyrE gene encoding orotate phosphoribosyltransferase, which translates to MSSPSSSPSLALRIRECSRLTGTFVLRSGKVSDTYFDKYQFESDPVLLRDIAEALKPLIPPGTEVLAGLEMGGIPIVTMLSQVTGIPAAFIRKEAKDYGTCRYAEGASFAGKRFVLVEDVVSSGGAIIDALAKMRADGQEPEAALCVIDRQTGGKEALAKEGLTLVPLLTFAEIESA; encoded by the coding sequence ATGTCGTCACCTTCATCATCTCCCTCGCTCGCCCTCCGTATTCGCGAATGCTCGCGACTGACCGGCACCTTCGTCCTGCGCTCCGGCAAGGTGAGCGATACCTACTTCGACAAGTATCAGTTCGAATCGGACCCCGTGCTGCTGCGTGACATTGCGGAAGCGCTGAAGCCCCTCATCCCGCCCGGCACCGAAGTGCTCGCCGGTCTGGAGATGGGCGGCATTCCCATCGTCACCATGTTGAGCCAAGTGACCGGCATCCCTGCGGCATTCATCCGGAAGGAAGCCAAGGACTATGGCACCTGCCGTTACGCTGAGGGCGCCTCCTTCGCTGGCAAACGGTTTGTGCTGGTGGAAGATGTCGTCTCCAGCGGTGGCGCCATCATCGATGCCCTGGCGAAGATGCGGGCGGATGGCCAGGAACCGGAAGCCGCTCTCTGCGTGATTGATCGCCAGACCGGCGGCAAGGAAGCGCTGGCGAAAGAAGGTCTCACGCTCGTGCCGCTGCTCACCTTCGCTGAGATTGAGAGCGCCTGA
- a CDS encoding HAD-IA family hydrolase — translation MPPFKALLFDLDGTLVDSTAVVNHVMEAWCLRHHLPVREVLATFHGQRTKDTVALFAPHLNAKAEAEALDAEERDAMGSLLPIAGAGVFLNDLHGCRWGIVTSSTEVVARFKLNTCKLPVPPVLITADVVTHGKPHAEPFLRAASAMNLPPAQCLVFEDADSGVRSALDAGCCVVVVGDHCQIQHERILLRVPTFEGLQFEPSGNLLWKGQPVAVVEVAAT, via the coding sequence ATGCCACCATTCAAGGCACTCCTGTTCGACCTCGATGGCACCCTGGTGGATTCCACTGCTGTGGTGAATCACGTGATGGAGGCGTGGTGCCTGCGCCATCATCTCCCGGTGCGGGAAGTGCTCGCTACCTTTCACGGACAACGCACCAAGGATACCGTCGCTTTGTTCGCACCACACCTCAACGCGAAGGCCGAAGCGGAAGCTCTCGACGCCGAGGAGAGGGATGCCATGGGAAGCCTCCTGCCCATCGCAGGAGCAGGGGTCTTTCTCAATGACCTGCACGGCTGCAGGTGGGGCATTGTGACCTCCAGCACCGAGGTGGTGGCAAGATTCAAACTCAACACCTGCAAGCTGCCCGTTCCTCCTGTCCTCATCACTGCGGACGTCGTAACGCACGGCAAGCCACATGCGGAGCCCTTTCTGCGCGCTGCGTCTGCCATGAATCTGCCTCCCGCGCAGTGCCTGGTCTTCGAAGATGCAGACAGTGGTGTGCGCTCAGCGCTCGATGCGGGATGTTGCGTGGTGGTCGTGGGTGACCACTGCCAGATCCAGCACGAGCGCATCCTGCTTCGTGTGCCGACCTTCGAAGGTCTGCAGTTTGAACCCTCCGGCAACCTTCTTTGGAAAGGGCAACCCGTGGCAGTGGTCGAAGTCGCTGCAACTTGA
- the aspS gene encoding aspartate--tRNA ligase — protein MSQTPYRTHHCNELRPEHIGMNVTLSGWVNSARDQGGVIFVDLRDREGITQIVFRSEENPEAAKASHKLRDEDVLQVSGQVVKRLEGTDNDKLATGAVELVVSDLKILNKAAVLPFQLDKELSNEDLRLKYRYLDLRRPRMNKNLRLRHRAVKATRDFLDAAGFVEVETPILSKSTPEGARDFLVPARLNPGRFYALPQAPQQYKQMLMVAGLERYFQIARCFRDEDLRADRQPEFTQIDLEASFVTEEDMYAIVEGLLHSVFKAARGVDIPTPFPRMTWKEAMDRYGIDKPDTRFGNEIVDLGDVFANTEFKIFRNVLQSGGVVRAINAKGFACLTTGQMNRLNEIAVQAGLPVKNLAFIKLENGEYKSPLWRIFTEEEKAAVIAKTNLEEGDIIFFVAGPWESTCTILGRVRLEAAAMQELVKDSDALNFLWVVDFPLLAYSEEDAKWCAVHHPFTRPKTEDIPLLEAGEYNKVRAVAYDVVLNGTELGGGSLRIHESDLQAKMFTVLGVNEHEQQEMFGHILEAFQFGAPPHGGLALGLDRLVMLAAGEDSIREVIAFPKNNRGQELMTQSPSTADFKQLREIYIQSTFKPKTKEEDAQQKAPAETTA, from the coding sequence ATGAGCCAGACCCCATACCGTACCCACCACTGCAACGAACTCCGTCCCGAACACATCGGGATGAATGTGACGCTGTCCGGCTGGGTGAATTCGGCTCGTGACCAGGGCGGTGTGATTTTCGTGGACCTCCGTGACCGTGAGGGCATCACGCAGATTGTGTTTCGCTCGGAAGAGAACCCGGAAGCCGCCAAAGCCAGCCACAAGCTGCGCGATGAGGACGTGCTCCAAGTGTCCGGCCAGGTGGTGAAACGCCTCGAAGGCACGGACAACGACAAGCTCGCCACCGGCGCCGTGGAGCTCGTGGTCTCCGACCTCAAGATTCTCAACAAGGCCGCCGTCCTCCCCTTCCAGCTCGACAAGGAGCTGAGCAACGAAGACCTGCGCCTGAAGTACCGCTACCTCGACCTGCGCCGCCCGCGCATGAACAAGAACCTCCGCCTGCGCCACCGCGCGGTGAAGGCCACGCGCGACTTCCTGGACGCCGCCGGATTCGTGGAGGTGGAGACCCCCATCCTTTCCAAGTCCACCCCGGAAGGCGCGCGCGACTTCCTCGTGCCCGCCCGCCTGAACCCGGGGCGCTTCTACGCCCTTCCCCAGGCGCCGCAGCAGTACAAGCAGATGCTCATGGTCGCCGGCCTGGAGCGCTATTTCCAGATTGCCCGCTGCTTCCGCGACGAAGACCTTCGCGCCGACCGCCAACCCGAGTTTACCCAGATCGACCTTGAGGCCAGCTTCGTCACCGAAGAGGACATGTACGCGATCGTCGAAGGTCTGCTGCACAGCGTCTTCAAGGCGGCTCGCGGTGTGGACATCCCGACCCCCTTCCCTCGCATGACGTGGAAGGAGGCGATGGACCGCTACGGCATTGACAAGCCCGACACGCGTTTCGGCAACGAAATCGTGGACCTCGGTGATGTCTTCGCGAACACCGAATTCAAGATTTTCCGCAATGTCCTCCAGAGCGGCGGCGTGGTGCGTGCCATCAATGCGAAGGGTTTTGCCTGCCTGACCACCGGTCAGATGAATCGCCTCAACGAGATCGCCGTCCAGGCAGGTCTGCCGGTGAAGAACCTGGCCTTCATCAAGCTCGAAAACGGTGAGTACAAATCCCCGCTGTGGAGGATCTTCACCGAGGAAGAGAAAGCCGCAGTCATCGCGAAGACCAACCTTGAGGAAGGCGACATCATCTTCTTCGTGGCCGGTCCTTGGGAAAGCACCTGCACCATCCTTGGTCGCGTGCGTCTCGAAGCAGCCGCCATGCAGGAGCTTGTGAAGGACAGCGACGCGCTGAACTTCCTCTGGGTCGTAGACTTCCCCCTTCTCGCCTACAGCGAGGAGGACGCGAAGTGGTGCGCTGTGCACCACCCCTTCACCCGTCCCAAGACGGAGGACATTCCCCTTCTCGAAGCGGGTGAGTACAACAAGGTGCGCGCCGTGGCCTACGACGTGGTGCTGAACGGCACCGAACTCGGCGGCGGCTCCCTGCGAATCCACGAAAGCGATTTGCAGGCGAAGATGTTCACCGTGCTTGGTGTGAATGAGCACGAGCAGCAGGAGATGTTCGGCCACATCCTGGAAGCCTTCCAGTTCGGCGCGCCTCCCCACGGTGGTCTCGCCCTCGGCCTCGATCGCCTCGTCATGCTCGCCGCCGGTGAGGACAGCATCCGCGAAGTCATTGCCTTCCCGAAGAACAACCGCGGCCAGGAACTGATGACCCAGAGCCCGAGCACCGCCGACTTCAAGCAGCTCCGCGAAATCTACATCCAGAGCACCTTCAAGCCGAAGACGAAGGAAGAGGATGCGCAGCAGAAGGCACCGGCGGAGACGACGGCGTAA
- a CDS encoding oxidoreductase has protein sequence MSKVYLITGTSSGFGRALAEAVLERGDKAVLTARKVDAVSDLIQRYPDSALSVKLDVTNEAERQAAVQAAIERFGCIDVLVNNAGRGSLGAAEEFSSTQLRDLMDINFFACAEMIRAVLPHMRLQKSGHILNISSIGGRVNVGGFAVYGAAKFALEGYSEALHDEVKPLGIRVTVIEPGAFRTEFAGDANVRPVNPIPDYQPVIEPIRQYLYGGSGKQPGDPRKAAEVMIQVVESEDPPLRQMLGKDAYGLWEQKRATMDAEIAKWRAVGEDTAFPDVKVGAIGG, from the coding sequence ATGAGCAAAGTCTATCTCATCACCGGAACGAGCAGTGGATTTGGCAGGGCACTCGCAGAGGCGGTGCTGGAGCGCGGAGACAAAGCGGTCCTCACGGCGCGGAAGGTGGATGCAGTGAGCGATCTCATTCAGCGTTACCCGGACTCTGCTCTCTCAGTGAAGCTTGATGTCACGAATGAAGCAGAGCGACAGGCAGCGGTGCAGGCTGCCATCGAGCGGTTTGGCTGCATCGACGTGCTCGTGAACAATGCAGGACGCGGAAGCCTGGGTGCTGCGGAGGAGTTTTCCTCAACCCAACTGCGCGACCTGATGGACATCAACTTCTTCGCGTGTGCGGAGATGATTCGCGCGGTACTGCCTCACATGCGGCTGCAGAAGAGCGGACACATCCTGAATATTTCCAGCATCGGTGGTCGTGTGAATGTGGGTGGCTTTGCCGTGTATGGTGCGGCGAAGTTTGCGCTCGAGGGCTACTCCGAAGCGCTGCATGATGAAGTGAAGCCACTGGGCATTCGTGTAACCGTCATCGAGCCTGGCGCCTTCCGCACGGAGTTTGCAGGTGATGCCAATGTGCGCCCGGTGAATCCCATTCCAGACTACCAGCCCGTCATCGAGCCCATCCGCCAGTACCTTTACGGTGGCAGCGGCAAGCAGCCGGGCGATCCACGCAAAGCGGCCGAAGTGATGATTCAAGTCGTGGAAAGCGAAGACCCGCCCCTGCGCCAGATGCTGGGCAAGGATGCCTATGGTCTCTGGGAGCAAAAACGCGCGACGATGGATGCTGAGATCGCCAAGTGGCGGGCGGTGGGTGAGGATACAGCGTTTCCGGACGTGAAGGTGGGGGCGATTGGCGGGTGA
- a CDS encoding SIS domain-containing protein gives MIAHIQSSLREAHDALTQLLSNEQTLSDIEHAAALLIATFEKRGRVYSCGNGGSMCDAMHFAEELTGRYRHDRPALGAAAISDAGHLTCVGNDMGYVEVFSRYVEAHGREGDCLVALSTSGTSKNIIRAAQVAKSLGMSVIVLSGKPSEELELMSDVYICTPGGRYADRVQELHIKVLHILIELVERHFFPQNYPPAENP, from the coding sequence TTGATTGCGCACATTCAATCCAGTCTTCGTGAGGCACACGATGCCCTCACCCAATTGCTCTCCAACGAGCAGACCCTTTCAGACATCGAGCACGCGGCAGCATTGCTGATTGCCACCTTCGAGAAGCGCGGGCGTGTCTACTCCTGTGGCAATGGCGGCTCCATGTGCGATGCCATGCACTTCGCGGAGGAACTCACCGGCAGATACCGCCATGACCGCCCGGCGCTCGGTGCGGCGGCCATCAGCGACGCGGGGCATCTCACCTGTGTGGGAAACGACATGGGCTATGTCGAAGTTTTCTCACGCTATGTCGAAGCGCATGGCCGCGAAGGCGATTGCCTCGTGGCGCTGAGCACCAGCGGCACCAGCAAAAACATCATCCGGGCGGCGCAGGTGGCGAAGTCCCTCGGCATGTCCGTGATCGTCCTTTCAGGTAAACCCAGCGAAGAGCTGGAACTCATGAGCGATGTCTACATCTGCACCCCGGGCGGGCGCTATGCGGATCGCGTGCAGGAGTTGCACATCAAGGTCCTGCACATCTTGATTGAGCTGGTGGAGCGGCATTTCTTTCCCCAGAACTATCCACCGGCGGAGAACCCCTGA
- a CDS encoding PP2C family protein-serine/threonine phosphatase yields the protein MAETDASTSSDEGEHATKTAALHLPRLHTHIALVGALLTLTLSFLTLAAWMGGWPLLASVRARYIPMAPSTALCFTLLGGSLLLQLRATRSGLRALAVVIAAVVSSIAVMKLVEFGTGWRIGLEELLIRNPEMFGSVPTGRMSPVTAGNFLLGGVALILATLRPRSWAAGATAFAMTTVSLIVLLGYWYGSPLLYGGTIIPVAMTTAAAFLCFGTALLASQGPTGWPLRYFVGRSTRALLLRSFLPVTVAAVLIDGAVRNWALTRFHVNPVLLSALAALAFAALLGYVIAHVAALVGGHLDRAEAARRQAQEELRALNEELEQRVIKRTQELREKNEQMEQELHMARELQLAMLPQKFPRVPPDCAKGESALKFFSFYFPTGGVSGDYFDVMPLSDNAVGIFICDVMGHGVRAALVTAMMRALIGEEASRARDPGELLGRINRAMIGSLRQSGSTMFATAFYLVADVDRGEVLYANAGHPQPLRLNQRTRRVHPMGNGNGNAGRALGLFEDATYETKREDISAGDFFMLFTDGLFEVENPSGDLFSHEQLAEVVKNRSHESPHDLLQRVLGDVRAFSEHAEFDDDVCLIGMEVRRAG from the coding sequence ATGGCTGAGACGGACGCATCTACTTCTTCGGATGAGGGTGAGCATGCCACGAAGACGGCGGCCCTGCACCTTCCTCGTTTGCATACCCACATCGCATTGGTCGGCGCACTCCTCACGCTCACCCTGAGTTTCCTGACCCTGGCAGCGTGGATGGGCGGTTGGCCGCTGCTGGCGAGTGTGCGGGCCCGCTACATCCCCATGGCACCCAGCACGGCGCTGTGCTTCACGCTTTTGGGTGGCTCCCTCCTGCTCCAGCTTCGTGCGACCCGGAGCGGCTTGCGTGCCCTCGCTGTAGTAATCGCCGCAGTGGTCTCCTCCATTGCCGTGATGAAGCTGGTGGAGTTTGGCACCGGCTGGCGCATCGGCTTGGAGGAACTGCTCATCCGGAATCCGGAGATGTTTGGCTCCGTGCCCACGGGCCGCATGTCGCCCGTGACGGCGGGGAATTTTCTCCTGGGAGGTGTGGCCCTCATCCTGGCCACTTTGCGACCTCGCTCATGGGCTGCAGGAGCGACTGCCTTTGCCATGACCACAGTCAGCCTCATCGTGCTGCTGGGGTACTGGTATGGCTCTCCCCTGCTCTATGGCGGCACCATTATCCCCGTGGCGATGACCACGGCCGCGGCGTTTCTCTGCTTCGGCACGGCACTGCTCGCGTCGCAGGGTCCCACGGGCTGGCCCCTGCGCTATTTCGTGGGGAGATCCACCCGTGCCCTTTTGCTGCGTTCCTTTCTTCCGGTGACGGTGGCGGCCGTTCTCATTGACGGCGCCGTGAGGAACTGGGCGCTCACCCGTTTCCATGTAAATCCCGTGCTGTTGTCCGCCCTTGCCGCGCTGGCATTCGCAGCGCTGCTGGGCTACGTGATCGCCCATGTCGCTGCCCTGGTCGGCGGGCATCTCGATCGCGCCGAAGCCGCGCGGCGGCAGGCCCAGGAAGAGCTACGTGCGCTCAATGAAGAACTCGAGCAGCGCGTCATCAAACGCACGCAGGAACTGCGGGAGAAGAATGAGCAGATGGAGCAGGAACTCCACATGGCCCGCGAACTGCAGCTCGCGATGCTCCCACAAAAGTTTCCCAGGGTGCCGCCCGATTGCGCCAAAGGTGAGAGCGCGCTGAAGTTCTTCAGCTTCTACTTCCCTACCGGTGGCGTGAGCGGGGACTACTTCGACGTGATGCCACTTTCGGACAATGCCGTGGGCATCTTCATCTGCGATGTCATGGGCCACGGAGTGCGTGCTGCCCTGGTCACTGCCATGATGCGTGCTCTAATAGGTGAAGAAGCCAGTCGCGCCCGTGATCCCGGCGAATTGCTGGGGCGCATCAACCGCGCCATGATCGGCTCCCTGCGGCAGTCGGGATCCACCATGTTCGCCACGGCATTCTACCTGGTGGCGGATGTCGATCGCGGTGAGGTGCTCTACGCCAATGCCGGCCATCCGCAGCCCCTGCGCCTCAACCAGCGAACGCGTCGTGTGCATCCCATGGGAAATGGCAATGGGAATGCCGGGCGCGCCCTCGGGCTCTTCGAAGATGCCACGTATGAGACCAAGCGGGAGGACATCTCCGCCGGTGACTTTTTCATGCTGTTCACGGATGGACTTTTCGAGGTGGAGAATCCGTCTGGGGATCTCTTCAGCCACGAGCAACTCGCTGAGGTGGTGAAAAATCGCTCCCATGAGTCACCCCACGATCTGCTGCAGCGTGTCCTGGGAGATGTCCGCGCGTTCTCCGAACACGCCGAGTTCGACGATGACGTGTGCCTGATTGGCATGGAAGTACGGCGGGCGGGGTGA
- a CDS encoding HAD family hydrolase gives MIHAVLFDLDRTLLDRDQSFAAFASGQHERFAKRMPDFHQQAYVERLVALDALGSVWKDVVYQRLIAELGIDGITWEELFADFDTHVADSYVPFPKLQEVLAVLSQSYSLGIITNGKGEFQQRTIARLDIAHYFKTILISEIEGVRKPEAEIFHRAVSRLGCARQKPCTWETIRKRMCALPVLRDCAPSGNTTPPSPSLKRMASLTAWQSFLPC, from the coding sequence ATGATCCACGCCGTCCTCTTTGATCTCGACCGCACGCTATTGGATCGCGACCAGTCTTTTGCTGCGTTTGCCTCAGGCCAGCACGAGCGCTTCGCGAAACGGATGCCCGATTTCCACCAGCAGGCCTATGTAGAACGACTGGTCGCGCTGGATGCCCTTGGCTCGGTGTGGAAGGATGTGGTGTATCAGCGACTCATCGCTGAGCTCGGCATCGACGGCATCACGTGGGAGGAACTGTTCGCCGACTTCGATACCCACGTTGCCGACAGCTACGTCCCCTTCCCCAAGCTGCAGGAGGTGCTTGCAGTGCTCTCCCAAAGCTATTCGCTGGGCATCATCACCAACGGCAAAGGCGAGTTCCAGCAGCGAACCATCGCGCGACTGGACATTGCCCATTACTTCAAGACCATCCTGATTTCAGAAATCGAAGGCGTGCGGAAACCGGAGGCTGAGATCTTCCACCGCGCTGTGTCTCGTCTCGGCTGCGCCCGGCAGAAGCCGTGTACGTGGGAGACAATCCGGAAGCGGATGTGCGCGCTGCCCGTGCTGCGGGATTGCGCGCCATCTGGAAACACAACACCGCCTTCGCCGAGCCTGAAGCGGATGGCATCATTGACAGCCTGGCAGAGCTTCCTTCCTTGCTGA
- a CDS encoding NUDIX hydrolase, whose product MKHRIRAAALVVHEDSILLVKHVYPDTGESFWVPPGGGLEDVDDSIFACAAREVFEETGLTVTLSRIAYIREFMETAMDTMHIEIFLFAESATGTITLEHLPPGQPDSDMIKESRFISREELPTLTVYPAELRDVFWEHHAKGFPETHYLGRTY is encoded by the coding sequence ATGAAACACCGCATCCGCGCCGCCGCCCTCGTTGTGCATGAAGACAGCATCCTGCTGGTGAAGCACGTGTATCCAGACACGGGCGAGTCTTTCTGGGTGCCGCCCGGTGGAGGACTGGAGGATGTGGACGATTCCATCTTCGCCTGCGCCGCTCGTGAAGTCTTTGAAGAAACCGGTCTCACCGTGACGCTCTCCCGCATCGCGTATATCCGTGAATTCATGGAGACGGCGATGGACACCATGCACATCGAGATCTTCCTCTTCGCTGAGTCCGCCACCGGCACCATCACGTTGGAGCATTTGCCACCCGGTCAGCCCGACTCGGACATGATCAAGGAGTCACGTTTTATCAGTCGTGAGGAACTCCCCACGCTCACCGTGTATCCTGCAGAGTTGAGGGATGTATTCTGGGAGCACCATGCGAAGGGGTTCCCGGAGACGCACTACCTTGGCAGGACTTATTAG
- a CDS encoding NUDIX domain-containing protein, whose amino-acid sequence MSASTSMNIVHKACPCVLRRGSSGYELLVFEHPLAGRQIPKGTIETGEDPSVASLRELEEESGVRATGIVSRIAEMEILRTTSLYPHKEVPRLEAWHLYHLEVPQEVTTREYWIHAAEGSADEQGLLFAYFWFPIESSFESFEQYWHEVLLAVRKYCEGL is encoded by the coding sequence ATGAGTGCATCGACCTCCATGAACATCGTGCACAAGGCGTGCCCCTGTGTCTTGCGGAGGGGCTCTTCAGGCTACGAATTGCTGGTCTTTGAGCATCCGCTGGCAGGCCGGCAGATTCCGAAGGGCACGATTGAAACCGGGGAAGATCCCAGTGTCGCCTCCCTGAGGGAACTAGAAGAAGAATCTGGCGTCAGGGCGACTGGCATTGTGAGCCGCATCGCGGAGATGGAGATTCTGCGTACGACATCTCTGTACCCTCACAAGGAGGTGCCGCGACTCGAAGCATGGCATCTCTACCACCTGGAGGTGCCGCAGGAAGTGACCACGCGCGAGTACTGGATTCACGCGGCGGAAGGCAGCGCGGATGAGCAGGGTCTGCTGTTTGCCTACTTCTGGTTTCCCATCGAATCCTCCTTCGAGAGCTTCGAGCAATACTGGCACGAGGTGTTGCTTGCAGTGCGGAAGTATTGCGAGGGCCTCTGA
- a CDS encoding DUF1801 domain-containing protein gives MKPKEEGPASVPSYIDDAPKDAQKRLREMRACLLKAAPGATESLKWGVPALSYKRILFTYAAFKKHVSLFPTPAAIKAFAAELSEYKTSSSTIQFPLDKPLPVGLIRKIARFRVKESEEKDARWM, from the coding sequence ATGAAACCAAAGGAAGAAGGACCGGCCAGCGTCCCGTCGTACATCGATGACGCCCCGAAGGACGCGCAGAAGAGATTGCGGGAAATGCGCGCCTGCCTTCTCAAAGCAGCGCCGGGTGCCACGGAAAGCCTGAAGTGGGGCGTGCCTGCCCTGTCCTACAAGCGCATCCTCTTCACCTACGCCGCCTTCAAGAAGCACGTCAGCCTCTTTCCCACACCTGCCGCCATCAAGGCTTTTGCGGCAGAGCTTTCGGAGTACAAGACTTCCAGCAGTACGATTCAGTTTCCCTTGGACAAACCGCTTCCAGTCGGGCTCATTCGCAAGATTGCGCGCTTCCGGGTGAAGGAGAGTGAGGAGAAGGATGCGCGATGGATGTGA